The Montipora foliosa isolate CH-2021 chromosome 1, ASM3666993v2, whole genome shotgun sequence DNA segment tcaactgattaattatagcgaatgaaaaacatgaagaattgccctgagcgggatttgaacccacgtccccctgaataccggtagggtgtgatgaccactacaccatcaggacaaccacgctggcaacgcagctatcgagacagtgaattggcctatcgtgagtatcccgggattctttcacgggtgggatcatggatgggaaagcctaaaccccttcatagccttaaacctaaggatcgactaacgattcacaggcaaacaccaacttacgcatcagctaatcagagggatcaagttaatgatgcaggcttattttttatagaccgtagaatgaagaaatatatatatatatatattattttccTAATGAATCCTGGGTATTTTCAGTCCCTTTAGGAGAAGACGGACACAACTGCAATTACTGGTCGTGAGCGCTCTTAAAGGACTGGAACTACCCAGGATTCATTGGGAACTTACCATTGGCAAAGAAGAGATACACGCCAACTTTACTCTGACATTAAATATTCTCTCCTCCTATTTTAGAAATACGTAGGCCTTTGCCGTGGGAATTGGGTGGAATGAAATTTCACGCAAAAGATGCTGGCATTGACGGCAAAAGCGCAGTAGGCGGACCTAATACACAAGCTAACACCTTCGATGAACATAAAATTCAACAAGGGAAGGGTTCGTGGATAGAAGGTGTGGTTTCGAAAATGCTTCCTAGGCTTTACTCCGACAGGCAACGTTATAAAGAAACGTGTAGTCATAAATGGCAAAAAGAATACAAGAGTCTTCACAAAGATATTTTAGAGGGACGCAGACCGCGAAAGTTTATTGTGTTTACTTGCAAAGAGCAAGAATATGGATGTTCTGGTTATGGTAACCGCTTAGCAGCACTTACGTCACTTCTCTATCTTTCCATTTTAACCCAACGAGCATTTTTGATTGAATGGGATGTGGATGCAGGGGTACCACTCGAACGTTATCTTTCTACAAATAACATTGCGTGGAATTATCCTGTCAAGGAACTACAAGAACTTAAGACGAGGAAGCATCTTTGGGCCAAATACGGCCCAAAAAGAAATGGCACGTTTAACGTAATAGGTTCCAAAGCAAAGTTGGCAGCTTGGCTAAAGAAAACCGATTTACGGGCGTTCTTTGACCGACCTGTTGAAAAAGTAGTGGGAATGTGGTATTTTGTCGATGTTTTATTGAAAAACGAATTCTTGAAAAATCGTGCCATCGAATTGGGGATCAGTTCCAGAGGAACGTATTACAGTTTTATAGGCTGTGCTTTTGAATTTCTCTTTCAAAAGACACGCACATTAGAAGAACGGCTTGAATCAACGCGGAATTCACTTAGTCTTGAAAGATCGGCTTTTAAGATTGGGATACAAGTTAGAATGGGCGACATATCCTTTGGAAAGAGCTTGCAGTATAATGACATCAATTATAAAGATTTCTTTAATTGCGCTCAGGCGTTAAGTGAAGCAATTTCGACACGAAAtcaaacacgttttatgaaaagaAGGATTCGATGGTTTCTTGCAACGGACGATATTAAGGTTAAAAAGTTTGCAATCGAGAACTATTCCGCAAATACAGTCACCCAAATGATAACTCCGCAACACATAACACGTTTGACAATGCTGACACGTTCGGAATCCGTGGAAAGTATGTTGGATATAATTGTGGACCATTTATTGTTGTCTGAGTGCACTTTTCTCATTTTGTCCAGAGGAAGTACTTTTGGAAAGACAGCTGCTGCACTCGCGTTTCATTCCGCGGAAACGTTGACGTTCGGGACAATATGTGCCAAGATGGCCCGAAATGAGCACAGAAATGAGAACCATAAATGACCTCGAACTCGGGTTATTCCCCTACATACATACTTCTTCTTCTGTTATTGACCACGTAGTTACAAGCAACAAAGCTAAACGTTGAAAAACTGTTATTGATTGTTGCTATAatcattttctttctggatCCCCTACTTCTAAacgcttttttgaaaaaaagaaaaccaggaTTTGGTTGGTCTTGTGACCATGCATGCTTTAAAAGGACGGTGTCAAAGTATCGTATTTGATTTTGTGTAGTTCCTCAACATGGTCAACGTTGTGACCGTGCCGACTGGACACTAGGTAACTGCTATTCTTGAGGAGTCAACCTCAACCCGAAATCAAATTTTGAGCGTGGACTTTACCTGCCTGAAATTCTGTGTTAATCCTCTCGGGTTTTCTTTCGATTTTAAGTGTATAACTGAAAAGCTGTTTTGTTTATacttttattcatttaattcattCCTACGTGATTATTTATGTGAAAAGGTGAGAGTAATTTTGAACTGTTCGGATCAATACAAGCTGGGGAACTAGAGGAAGGTGTTCTGCCGACTTGGTCATCCTTTTAAATGAACCTTTCCAAACTTGACCAACGAAGTAGCTAAAAATGGTGTTCAGTGCGCATGTGCAACAGCTGACCGTTTCCCTTTAACGTTAACCTacaaattacttttaaacatcACTACTCAAAGCTTGGTGGCATAAAAATGTCCGCCGAGCATACGGTCATAATTGAAGTTCCAAACAACAAAGATAAACGTTGAAAAACTGTTAGCTGAAATGTTTTCAAACACTCCGATCTGGCGCAACCCATTtcaatcttcttcaattttgcccatccctgcaTATTTCATGTTTTATTCAAACATCCATTTACTGTTTCAAGTGGTTAAGTGTTTTTTTACGTTTTGCTTGATCCCAGAAGCTGAATGTGAAAAATTCTCGTGACACAGCCCTCACGGTTGAGTTGTTCCCAAAGATAAAGAACATTAAGCCGGAAAAGagaatttatttataatttcagttttattttacaACGCCATCATTTCCACATCCACCTCCACCTCCACATCCACAAGAGAACATTTTGCTCCAACTTTCAATACGTGACAATACGTgacgtccccagggcgcttttcgaAAAGCGCTCTGGAGACGAGGTTGGACAAGtgaatatgaaaagaaaatggTGGACAAAAAGTAACTTTTCAGGGTTTGATTTGCCACACTTTTCGTGGCATCATGacgatttatttttatttgtcacgTAAAAGCAAGTGCGCAatcttttcaagaaaaacaTTCATCACAAAAGATTcagaaaaaggaacagatagcTACTGCGTTTGTTTTGACTCATCAAT contains these protein-coding regions:
- the LOC137991972 gene encoding uncharacterized protein isoform X4, with protein sequence MLVKFYCACGTKSGQREFGAGPRRKVMSRWTLRLGICKLQKWQIVLLGFLVFSSIVYFRHKEKSADKEIRRPLPWELGGMKFHAKDAGIDGKSAVGGPNTQANTFDEHKIQQGKGSWIEGVVSKMLPRLYSDRQRYKETCSHKWQKEYKSLHKDILEGRRPRKFIVFTCKEQEYGCSGYGNRLAALTSLLYLSILTQRAFLIEWDVDAGVPLERYLSTNNIAWNYPVKELQELKTRKHLWAKYGPKRNGTFNVIGSKAKLAAWLKKTDLRAFFDRPVEKVVGMWYFVDVLLKNEFLKNRAIELGISSRGTYYSFIGCAFEFLFQKTRTLEERLESTRNSLSLERSAFKIGIQVRMGDISFGKSLQYNDINYKDFFNCAQALSEAISTRNQTRFMKRRIRWFLATDDIKVKKFAIENYSANTVTQMITPQHITRLTMLTRSESVESMLDIIVDHLLLSECTFLILSRGSTFGKTAAALAFHSAETLTFGTICAKMARNEHRNENHK
- the LOC137991972 gene encoding uncharacterized protein isoform X9, with the protein product MSHWTLQSRICIPQKWQIVPLGFLVVFSFIVYFRHNENWADKEIRRPLPWELGGMKFHAKDAGIDGKSAVGGPNTQANTFDEHKIQQGKGSWIEGVVSKMLPRLYSDRQRYKETCSHKWQKEYKSLHKDILEGRRPRKFIVFTCKEQEYGCSGYGNRLAALTSLLYLSILTQRAFLIEWDVDAGVPLERYLSTNNIAWNYPVKELQELKTRKHLWAKYGPKRNGTFNVIGSKAKLAAWLKKTDLRAFFDRPVEKVVGMWYFVDVLLKNEFLKNRAIELGISSRGTYYSFIGCAFEFLFQKTRTLEERLESTRNSLSLERSAFKIGIQVRMGDISFGKSLQYNDINYKDFFNCAQALSEAISTRNQTRFMKRRIRWFLATDDIKVKKFAIENYSANTVTQMITPQHITRLTMLTRSESVESMLDIIVDHLLLSECTFLILSRGSTFGKTAAALAFHSAETLTFGTICAKMARNEHRNENHK